The nucleotide sequence CTTAAGAAAAACAAAAGACGGTGCGAGCCACACGGGCAGATAAACAATTAACAAACAAAAGACGGTGCGAGCCGCACAGGCAAATGAACAAATGACGAACAAATGACGAACAAATGACGAACAAATGACGAACAAATGACGAACAAATGACGAACAAATGACGAACAAATGACGAACAAATGACAAACAAATGACGAACAAATGACGAACAAATGATGAAGGAAAGATGAGGCTATGATAATTGTAAAAAAGCGTTTTTATCGTATTATGATGTAAGTGAAATAGAGCTTTTAGTTATATTGAAATATTGGTAAATCAATTAATTAACAAATTGGGAGATTTTTTTTTCATCGTTCGCAATTATTTTAGTACTTTTGCACAAATTTTTTAGATTATGAATTTCGATGTAAAGGAGATTATCTCCGCTACTATGGTGCTCTTTGCGGTAGTTGATATTATCGGGAGTGTGCCTATCATTATTAATCTGCGCAAAAAAGCAGGACGTATACAATCTGAGAAAACAGCTATTGTAGCCGGTATTTTGCTTATTCTGTTTTTATTTATAGGCAAGCAATTACTCAATTTGTTTGGAGTAACGGTTGAGGCATTTGCTGTAGCTGGGGCATTTATTCTCTTTTTTCTCGCCTTAGAGATGATTTTAGGTATCACCCTCTACAAAGGTACTACGCCTGAGACTGCCTCTATTGTCCCTTTGGCTTTCCCTATGGTGGCAGGAGCAGGGGCTCTCACTACTGTACTCTCCCTTAGGGCAAAGTTTTATGTAGAGAATATTATAGTGGCAATCCTCATTAATATGATTATTGTGTATATAGTGCTTAAATCTTCGGAGAAAATAGAGAAGTTTTTAGGCAAACAGGGCATTACCGTAATTCACAACCTTTTTGGTGTTATACTTTTAGCGATTGCAGTAAACTTGTTTACTACTAATATTAGGGCGATGTTATTTGGGCAATGATGAATGACAAATGACAGTACGAACCTCATCGACAAATAAAAAATTACGAAAAAGCTACTAACTTCAAAGAATTATAACTAACAATTAAACAAAATGATAAACAAAGAAGATAATTTCTTTCTCTTAGCGGGACCTTGTGCCATAGAAGGAGAGGATATGGCGATGAAAATTGCTGAACATATAGTGAATATCACTCATAAACTGAATATATCCTACATTTTTAAAGGGAGTTTTAAGAAAGCCAATAGGAGTCGCGTAGATTCGTTTACGGGCATAGGCGATGAAAAGGCACTAAAAATACTCCAAAAAGTAGGGCAAACCTTTAATGTTCCTACTGTTACTGATATTCATCAGGTGAGCGATGCGGCGATGGCTGCCGAATATGTAGATGTACTGCAAATACCAGCTTTCTTGGTGCGCCAGACTGATTTGGTGGTGGCAGCAGCCGAAACGGGCAAGGTAGTGAACCTGAAAAAAGGTCAGTTTATGAGTCCTGAGAGTATGCAATTTGCCGTGCAAAAAGTATTTGATAGTGGCAATGAAAAAGCGTTGATAACTGACCGTGGCACGATGTTCGGTTATCAAGACTTGATAGTAGATTTTCGCGGAATTCCGACGATGCGCAAGTTTGCTCCCGTAGTAATGGACGTTACGCACTCGCTACAACAACCTAACCAAAGTAGTGGGGTAACAGGCGGTCGCCCAGATATGATTGAAACCATTGCCCGCGCTGCTATTGTGAACAATGCTGATGGACTTTTTATCGAAACCCATTTTGACCCTGCTAATGCCAAAAGTGATGGGGCAAATATGCTACATCTCGACCTCCTTGAAGGTCTTTTAACGCGTTTGGTTGCCATTCGCAAAACAATTAACGAATTTTAATGAACTATACTGAAGCGCTTTCTAATC is from Capnocytophaga ochracea DSM 7271 and encodes:
- the kdsA gene encoding 3-deoxy-8-phosphooctulonate synthase, translated to MINKEDNFFLLAGPCAIEGEDMAMKIAEHIVNITHKLNISYIFKGSFKKANRSRVDSFTGIGDEKALKILQKVGQTFNVPTVTDIHQVSDAAMAAEYVDVLQIPAFLVRQTDLVVAAAETGKVVNLKKGQFMSPESMQFAVQKVFDSGNEKALITDRGTMFGYQDLIVDFRGIPTMRKFAPVVMDVTHSLQQPNQSSGVTGGRPDMIETIARAAIVNNADGLFIETHFDPANAKSDGANMLHLDLLEGLLTRLVAIRKTINEF
- a CDS encoding MarC family protein; its protein translation is MNFDVKEIISATMVLFAVVDIIGSVPIIINLRKKAGRIQSEKTAIVAGILLILFLFIGKQLLNLFGVTVEAFAVAGAFILFFLALEMILGITLYKGTTPETASIVPLAFPMVAGAGALTTVLSLRAKFYVENIIVAILINMIIVYIVLKSSEKIEKFLGKQGITVIHNLFGVILLAIAVNLFTTNIRAMLFGQ